In Spiroplasma chinense, a single window of DNA contains:
- a CDS encoding helix-turn-helix domain-containing protein, with the protein MKKISTIEYNKIKNKEDLNAETFYFGNTNTEIFCMSTCDLRLPQEKNFVLFDSKEDALAEKYKPCKKCQLTKIGNSYTKQWREELKVYIDKYYYYDINLEDLSKQIGVSKFHLVRSFKSKFSISPINYLIKVRLVKANEILMSGDKSISEIAYEVGFKSYHHFLKSYKKRFNEIPTATRKIKDPKD; encoded by the coding sequence ATGAAAAAAATTTCAACTATTGAATACAATAAAATAAAAAATAAAGAAGATTTGAATGCTGAAACGTTTTACTTTGGAAATACAAATACCGAAATATTTTGTATGTCTACTTGCGATTTAAGACTACCACAAGAAAAAAATTTTGTGTTATTCGATTCAAAAGAGGATGCTCTAGCAGAGAAGTATAAACCATGTAAAAAATGTCAACTTACCAAAATAGGAAACAGCTATACTAAACAATGAAGAGAAGAGTTAAAAGTATATATAGATAAATATTATTACTATGACATCAACTTAGAGGATTTAAGCAAACAAATAGGTGTGAGCAAATTCCATTTAGTTAGAAGTTTCAAATCTAAATTTAGTATTTCGCCAATCAACTATCTTATAAAGGTACGTTTGGTTAAAGCAAATGAGATCTTAATGAGTGGAGATAAATCAATTTCTGAAATAGCATATGAAGTTGGTTTTAAATCTTATCATCATTTCTTAAAAAGTTATAAAAAACGCTTTAACGAAATACCAACCGCTACCAGAAAGATAAAAGATCCGAAAGATTAA
- a CDS encoding single-stranded DNA-binding protein produces the protein MNNVTIIGQIEGMPQMIYNSKTGDKKLYKFILKVPRTYKQKDGSQVDDFINVKAWGNVLGDEYEYFDQSYVGVEGKLVSFGMSDATSYGNELVASKVVQLG, from the coding sequence ATGAACAATGTAACTATTATCGGACAAATTGAGGGAATGCCTCAAATGATTTATAACTCTAAAACGGGGGATAAAAAACTATATAAATTTATATTAAAAGTACCAAGAACATACAAACAGAAAGATGGGTCTCAAGTTGATGATTTTATCAATGTAAAGGCTTGAGGTAACGTATTGGGTGATGAATACGAGTACTTTGACCAATCTTATGTCGGAGTAGAAGGAAAACTGGTCTCATTTGGAATGAGTGATGCTACAAGTTATGGAAATGAACTTGTAGCAAGCAAAGTTGTGCAGCTAGGTTAA
- a CDS encoding DNA-processing protein DprA, producing MDKVLLYFSLKYFGNWDEIYNALDTKEKISHVDLEKVESKIDCNYITILSPLYPNYLKNCHKPPFVIYFKGDNELLVKYHKAIGIVGGKEYDEYGLFMAEKLSKELSEENRILVTYQKEGINEKVIDYCKENLVENIIVLQDDMKSTLMKLQETKVNDKTLYITESYEKNTKYQENYDTYTNRMLCGLVKGVIFCPYSQEDNFKDLINFAINEGKELFAVPCTSKVLNQTNKLIKMGAKLTENAKDVLNEI from the coding sequence ATGGACAAAGTATTACTATATTTTTCTTTAAAATACTTTGGAAATTGAGATGAAATCTACAATGCTCTAGACACAAAGGAAAAAATATCACACGTAGATTTAGAAAAAGTGGAAAGTAAAATAGATTGTAACTATATTACAATTCTAAGTCCACTTTATCCAAATTATCTAAAAAATTGCCATAAACCACCATTTGTAATTTATTTCAAAGGTGATAATGAACTGCTTGTTAAATACCACAAAGCAATCGGGATTGTAGGGGGTAAAGAATATGACGAATATGGTTTGTTTATGGCAGAAAAATTATCAAAAGAGTTAAGTGAAGAGAATAGAATTCTTGTAACTTATCAAAAAGAAGGTATTAATGAAAAAGTAATTGATTACTGTAAAGAAAATTTAGTAGAAAATATAATTGTGTTACAAGATGATATGAAATCAACTTTAATGAAATTACAAGAAACAAAAGTTAATGACAAAACTTTATATATTACAGAATCTTATGAAAAGAATACTAAATATCAAGAAAATTATGACACTTACACAAACAGAATGCTATGTGGACTTGTAAAAGGGGTAATATTTTGTCCCTACAGTCAAGAAGATAACTTTAAAGATCTTATAAATTTTGCAATTAATGAAGGAAAAGAGCTATTTGCAGTACCTTGTACATCCAAAGTATTAAATCAAACTAATAAATTGATAAAAATGGGTGCAAAATTAACAGAAAATGCAAAAGATGTGTTAAATGAGATTTAA
- a CDS encoding ABC transporter ATP-binding protein, whose translation MTNSENVSQNETLIKKPMDSEPKQDEIDLKIKGRGSTFFGIVTHYLKRHIWLAIGILLITALSSATSVVGPKIIQNMMTNLMAPQGATAALKAAALEGQSLSNEALNHILGANGVFYRGSEIAGLDPTSAEALLSNSRNYYTVLWGLHLGWQEWIYVQLGLFGALAITAYSSNFLAGIMGKNIEIELRNKALERLVKQDMSYYSDKKIGEILTKIVSDTQIIGEQAQQVPVTMLSAVCTFFGSLGMLLTIDMKLTGILVALMFTIIFIMFGTFGIVKKLMFKVRDSITNINGDVTDRIATVRLIKASGTENYETERFKDIHKDYYKKSYRLIFMQSSVITVMVAGVSSIQMVIVISAALLYNGQPDVLAITLSSFISGVGTMVGPLMQMARVTAGLVQASTASKRIDSIIRSKSRLNPHYDVNEGVKIEKIDGNIVLKDVEFRYPEKPEKVILPKFSFTFEHGKSYAFVGETGAGKSTISKLLLRFYDPSEGQVLINGSVDLKDVQLSSYLDKVGYVEQEPQILFGTVLDNIKYGRFDATDEEAIEAAKKAELHELVMTWPDGYDTILGERGFMLSGGQKQRLVIARMILKDPELLILDEATSALDNIVEKEIQGELDKLMKGRTTVSIAHRLSTIKNCDQIIVLARDKGVAQIGTFDELKNKPGQFKELYEAGLME comes from the coding sequence ATGACAAACAGTGAAAATGTTAGTCAAAACGAAACCTTGATCAAAAAACCAATGGATTCTGAACCAAAACAAGATGAAATTGATTTAAAAATTAAAGGTCGTGGAAGCACATTTTTTGGAATTGTAACACACTATCTAAAACGCCATATTTGATTGGCAATTGGAATATTATTGATTACTGCTTTATCTTCTGCAACTAGTGTTGTAGGACCTAAAATTATTCAAAATATGATGACTAACTTAATGGCTCCGCAAGGAGCGACTGCAGCCTTAAAAGCAGCTGCACTAGAAGGACAAAGTTTATCAAACGAAGCTCTAAACCATATTTTAGGAGCAAATGGAGTTTTCTATAGAGGAAGCGAAATCGCTGGATTAGATCCAACGAGTGCTGAAGCATTATTATCTAACTCAAGAAACTACTATACAGTATTATGAGGATTGCACTTAGGGTGACAAGAATGAATCTATGTTCAATTAGGTTTATTTGGAGCACTTGCAATTACTGCATATTCTTCAAACTTCCTAGCGGGAATTATGGGGAAAAATATTGAAATAGAATTAAGAAATAAAGCTTTAGAACGTTTAGTAAAACAAGATATGAGTTATTATTCAGATAAAAAAATCGGAGAAATTTTAACAAAAATTGTTTCTGATACTCAAATCATTGGAGAACAAGCACAACAAGTGCCAGTTACAATGTTATCTGCTGTATGTACATTCTTTGGATCACTTGGAATGTTATTAACAATTGATATGAAATTAACTGGAATTTTAGTTGCTTTAATGTTTACAATTATCTTTATTATGTTTGGAACATTTGGAATTGTTAAAAAACTTATGTTTAAAGTTAGAGATTCAATCACAAACATTAATGGAGATGTAACTGACAGAATTGCTACTGTAAGACTTATTAAAGCAAGTGGTACTGAAAATTATGAAACTGAAAGATTTAAAGATATCCACAAAGATTATTACAAAAAATCATATCGTCTAATATTTATGCAATCAAGTGTGATTACTGTTATGGTAGCGGGAGTAAGTTCAATTCAAATGGTAATTGTAATTTCAGCTGCACTATTATATAACGGTCAACCAGATGTATTGGCAATTACATTGTCATCATTTATTAGTGGTGTTGGAACAATGGTAGGACCTTTAATGCAAATGGCAAGAGTTACTGCAGGACTTGTTCAAGCATCAACTGCTTCAAAAAGAATTGATTCAATTATTAGATCTAAATCAAGATTAAACCCTCATTACGATGTTAATGAAGGTGTTAAAATTGAAAAAATCGATGGAAACATCGTATTGAAAGATGTTGAATTTAGATATCCTGAAAAACCTGAAAAAGTTATCTTACCTAAATTCTCATTTACTTTTGAACACGGTAAAAGTTATGCCTTTGTTGGTGAAACTGGAGCTGGAAAATCAACAATTTCAAAATTATTATTAAGATTTTACGATCCAAGTGAAGGACAAGTTTTAATTAATGGAAGTGTTGACTTAAAAGATGTTCAATTATCAAGTTACCTAGACAAAGTTGGTTATGTTGAACAAGAACCTCAAATTCTATTTGGTACAGTTCTTGATAACATAAAATATGGGAGATTTGATGCAACTGATGAAGAGGCAATCGAAGCTGCTAAAAAAGCTGAACTACATGAATTGGTAATGACATGACCTGACGGTTATGACACAATTTTAGGTGAACGTGGATTTATGCTTTCTGGAGGTCAAAAACAACGTCTTGTAATTGCAAGAATGATTCTAAAAGACCCAGAATTATTAATCTTAGATGAAGCTACAAGTGCTTTAGACAACATTGTTGAAAAAGAAATCCAAGGTGAATTGGATAAATTAATGAAAGGTAGAACTACTGTTTCTATCGCTCACAGATTAAGTACAATTAAAAATTGTGACCAAATTATTGTTCTTGCAAGAGACAAAGGGGTTGCTCAAATTGGAACTTTTGATGAATTAAAAAATAAACCTGGTCAATTCAAAGAACTATATGAAGCTGGATTGATGGAATAA
- the trmFO gene encoding methylenetetrahydrofolate--tRNA-(uracil(54)-C(5))-methyltransferase (FADH(2)-oxidizing) TrmFO: MKNTVNIIGAGLAGSEAAWQLAKRKINVRLYEKKTIERNPVQKLNTLAELVCSNSLRSNDIKNAVGVLKEEMRMLDSLIIKAAEYAQIPAGGSLAVDREKFSQYVTEKLYENEFIEVIEQEVKEIDESIPTIICSGPLTSQNLQNSIGKIVGKDYFYFYDAVAPIVTKESIDMNIAFRKNRYEKGETQDYINCPMNKEQYTLFHQELVNAQTAEKHLDKEKELKVFEGCMPVEVMAKRGFDTLTYGPLKPAGLRNLDGTNNFAVVQLRQDNAADNLYNLVGFQTNLTWSEQKRVFRLIPGLGKAEFIRYGVMHLNNFINSPLLLNEYNQLKTNKNIFFAGQITGVEGYVESCSSGIIAAINMAKMLEEKEMVKFPTETVMGSLQNYIISTDSKNFQPMKANWGIVKELEIAKKVKKEEKKELYSNKALDTMKTFIKTL; this comes from the coding sequence ATGAAAAATACGGTAAACATAATTGGAGCAGGACTTGCTGGAAGTGAAGCTGCTTGACAATTAGCAAAAAGAAAAATTAATGTAAGGTTATACGAAAAGAAAACTATTGAAAGAAACCCAGTTCAAAAATTAAACACTTTAGCAGAATTGGTTTGTTCAAATTCTTTAAGATCAAATGATATTAAAAATGCAGTAGGGGTTTTAAAAGAAGAGATGAGAATGTTAGATTCTCTTATCATTAAAGCTGCAGAATACGCTCAAATACCTGCTGGAGGTAGTTTAGCAGTTGATAGAGAAAAATTTTCTCAATATGTAACAGAAAAACTTTATGAAAATGAATTTATAGAAGTTATAGAACAAGAAGTGAAAGAAATAGATGAATCTATTCCAACAATTATTTGTTCAGGACCTTTAACAAGTCAAAATCTACAAAACTCAATTGGTAAAATTGTTGGAAAAGATTATTTCTACTTTTATGATGCAGTAGCTCCAATTGTTACAAAAGAATCAATTGACATGAATATTGCATTTAGAAAAAATAGATATGAAAAAGGTGAAACTCAAGATTATATAAATTGTCCTATGAATAAAGAACAATATACATTGTTTCACCAAGAACTTGTAAATGCACAAACTGCAGAAAAACATTTGGATAAGGAAAAAGAATTAAAGGTTTTTGAAGGTTGTATGCCTGTTGAAGTAATGGCAAAACGAGGTTTTGATACATTAACTTATGGACCTTTAAAACCTGCAGGATTAAGAAATTTAGATGGTACAAACAATTTTGCAGTAGTTCAATTAAGACAAGATAATGCAGCAGACAACTTATATAATTTAGTTGGTTTTCAAACAAATTTAACTTGATCAGAACAAAAAAGAGTTTTTAGATTAATTCCAGGTTTAGGAAAAGCTGAGTTTATTCGCTATGGAGTTATGCATTTAAATAACTTTATAAACTCTCCATTATTACTTAATGAATATAATCAGTTAAAAACAAATAAGAATATATTCTTTGCAGGACAAATAACTGGTGTTGAGGGTTATGTAGAATCTTGTAGTAGTGGTATAATTGCTGCCATTAACATGGCAAAAATGCTTGAAGAAAAAGAAATGGTAAAGTTCCCAACAGAAACTGTTATGGGAAGTTTACAAAATTACATTATTTCAACAGATTCAAAAAACTTTCAACCAATGAAAGCAAATTGAGGTATTGTAAAAGAACTTGAAATTGCAAAAAAAGTAAAAAAAGAAGAGAAAAAAGAGCTTTATTCAAATAAGGCTCTGGACACTATGAAAACTTTTATAAAAACATTATAA
- a CDS encoding class Ib ribonucleoside-diphosphate reductase assembly flavoprotein NrdI — translation MKVAYYTIMGNTKFFAEDLPFDLIELDPYTTPQKENDDFVVMIPSYGSGIVDVVADFLDFEDNKSRCKGLIGIGELSYGDDYIQDAKELAKMYDLQIIFDFENDHSQELKDKVTEIIKAL, via the coding sequence ATGAAAGTAGCTTATTACACAATAATGGGAAATACAAAGTTTTTTGCTGAAGATTTACCCTTTGATTTAATAGAATTAGACCCATATACAACACCACAAAAAGAAAATGATGACTTTGTGGTTATGATTCCTTCTTATGGATCTGGAATAGTTGATGTTGTTGCAGATTTCTTAGATTTTGAAGATAATAAATCAAGATGTAAAGGACTTATTGGTATCGGGGAACTTAGTTATGGTGATGATTATATTCAAGATGCTAAAGAATTAGCAAAAATGTATGATTTGCAAATAATTTTTGATTTTGAAAATGATCATAGTCAAGAATTAAAAGACAAAGTAACAGAAATTATTAAAGCTTTATAA
- the rpsP gene encoding 30S ribosomal protein S16 has product MVKLRLKRAGKKRAAFYRIVASDARVKRDGEYIELVGTYNPINGEVKIEKEVALKWLQQGAQPTDTVRNILSKEGVMTDLHNVKLENKKNAPKKEKVKKPVAKKAAPKKAAAPKKEAEVKAEAAE; this is encoded by the coding sequence ATGGTTAAACTAAGATTAAAAAGAGCTGGTAAAAAAAGAGCTGCTTTTTACAGAATCGTTGCTTCAGATGCACGTGTTAAACGTGATGGAGAATACATCGAATTAGTTGGTACTTACAACCCAATTAATGGAGAAGTAAAAATCGAAAAAGAAGTTGCTTTAAAATGATTACAACAAGGAGCACAACCAACAGATACTGTAAGAAATATCTTATCAAAAGAAGGTGTTATGACTGATTTACACAATGTTAAATTAGAAAATAAAAAAAACGCACCTAAAAAAGAAAAAGTAAAAAAACCAGTTGCTAAAAAAGCTGCACCTAAAAAAGCTGCTGCACCTAAAAAAGAAGCAGAAGTTAAAGCAGAAGCTGCTGAATAA
- the rimM gene encoding ribosome maturation factor RimM (Essential for efficient processing of 16S rRNA), with protein sequence MMDLNKQLTEVGKLASTHGIKGEFKFWLNTEFYLVDELVGKQLFLKDNKNNFDVYTIERFYTLKNKLIVKLEGIDNVNDAQKYVQQIVLFKNDDNLVEKEISLLDYKILFEEKNFGKVIELMNNGVYDLVKVKSTDNKEFWIPCVDEYVQEYDDENMILKVKNIEGLM encoded by the coding sequence ATGATGGATCTGAATAAACAACTAACAGAGGTTGGAAAACTTGCATCAACTCACGGAATAAAAGGAGAATTTAAGTTTTGACTTAATACTGAATTTTATTTAGTGGATGAATTGGTTGGAAAACAATTATTCCTAAAGGATAATAAAAACAATTTTGATGTTTATACAATTGAAAGATTTTATACATTAAAAAATAAGTTAATTGTTAAACTTGAGGGAATTGACAATGTAAATGATGCACAAAAGTATGTGCAACAAATTGTTTTATTCAAAAATGATGACAATTTAGTAGAAAAAGAAATTTCTTTACTGGATTACAAAATTCTTTTTGAAGAAAAAAACTTTGGTAAAGTTATAGAACTTATGAATAATGGGGTATATGACTTGGTTAAAGTCAAATCAACAGATAACAAAGAATTTTGAATTCCTTGTGTTGATGAATACGTTCAAGAGTATGATGATGAAAACATGATTTTAAAAGTAAAAAACATTGAAGGGTTGATGTAA
- the trmD gene encoding tRNA (guanosine(37)-N1)-methyltransferase TrmD, with translation MKFSIITLFPNLINSYISESIIKRAIEKNKIEIEVLDLRNFTNYSHNQVDDYQFGGGKGMVLMVEPVVNAIESCKTKNSKVILTSPQGKTWKQNLAREFAKNEEHIIIICGHYEGFDERILDYVDLEVSIGDYVLTGGELASLIFVDSITRLIDGVIAKESHQNDSFENDLLDHPVYTKPIDFRGKKVPEVLTSGHHANIDKFRQEGRLKNTYNKRPDLLKIDNLSVSDLDYLEVLKNTKGE, from the coding sequence ATGAAGTTTTCAATAATTACATTATTTCCAAATTTAATTAATTCTTACATTTCAGAATCAATCATCAAAAGAGCTATTGAAAAAAACAAAATTGAAATTGAGGTTTTAGACTTAAGAAACTTTACAAATTACTCTCATAATCAAGTTGATGATTATCAATTTGGTGGAGGTAAAGGTATGGTTCTTATGGTAGAACCTGTGGTAAATGCAATTGAAAGTTGTAAGACCAAAAATTCAAAAGTAATTTTAACAAGTCCTCAAGGTAAAACTTGAAAGCAAAATCTTGCAAGAGAGTTTGCTAAAAATGAAGAACATATTATAATAATATGTGGACATTATGAAGGATTTGATGAAAGAATTTTAGATTATGTTGATCTTGAAGTTTCGATTGGAGATTATGTATTAACTGGTGGTGAACTTGCAAGTTTAATCTTTGTAGATTCAATCACAAGATTAATCGATGGAGTTATTGCAAAAGAATCACATCAAAACGATAGTTTTGAAAATGATCTTTTAGACCACCCAGTTTATACTAAGCCAATAGATTTCAGAGGAAAAAAAGTACCTGAAGTTTTAACTAGTGGACATCACGCAAATATCGATAAGTTTAGGCAAGAGGGTAGACTTAAAAATACATACAACAAAAGACCTGATTTATTAAAAATTGATAATCTATCAGTAAGTGATTTGGATTATCTAGAAGTATTAAAAAATACGAAAGGAGAATAA
- the rplS gene encoding 50S ribosomal protein L19: protein MNMLTKDTKSLIDEQLNNNLPEFTSGDTIKVNVKIKEGDKFRIQAFEGVVIKTQGSGISFSVVVRKNSNGVFVERTFPLHSPIIDSIEVIKRGRVRRARIYYIRKLSGKAARIKEIVTSKAKDLKKAK from the coding sequence ATGAATATGTTAACAAAAGATACTAAATCTTTAATTGATGAACAATTAAACAATAATTTACCAGAATTTACTTCTGGAGATACAATTAAAGTTAATGTAAAAATTAAAGAAGGAGACAAATTCCGTATTCAAGCATTTGAAGGAGTTGTTATTAAAACTCAAGGGAGTGGAATTTCATTCTCAGTTGTTGTAAGAAAAAACTCTAACGGTGTATTTGTTGAAAGAACTTTCCCATTACATTCACCAATTATTGATTCAATCGAAGTAATCAAACGTGGACGTGTAAGAAGAGCTAGAATTTATTACATTAGAAAATTATCTGGAAAAGCTGCTCGTATTAAAGAAATTGTTACCTCAAAAGCAAAAGATTTAAAAAAAGCTAAATAA
- a CDS encoding DUF3196 family protein — MEKNYYDEIAEKVKDLIDKGEFQQAMEQINEELKAPYVPFDFEEELEKLSIQINESFAQNKDNSYLNWNFDKISDIMGQTLDQEMHIVAFDALRSLNARKIMPDIKNYLLNQNVKNEYKTFLLMVLIEQKVDEIIEIKKQELTIRLNPATFDLSEAKNFLTEIEEKLEDLVADQNPSLFTICKHIANTYYYNIFPDFRMEGYGNNEIVAAIIMFAHKSLGLDFDETLKEKLDFNYSKAMLLLNKFDKLI, encoded by the coding sequence ATGGAAAAGAATTACTATGATGAAATTGCAGAAAAAGTAAAAGATCTTATTGATAAAGGTGAATTTCAACAAGCCATGGAACAAATTAATGAAGAACTTAAAGCTCCATATGTTCCTTTTGATTTTGAAGAAGAATTAGAAAAACTTTCAATTCAAATAAATGAGAGTTTTGCTCAAAATAAAGACAATAGTTATTTGAATTGAAATTTTGATAAAATAAGTGACATTATGGGACAAACTTTAGACCAAGAAATGCACATAGTAGCATTTGATGCTCTAAGAAGTTTAAATGCTCGTAAAATTATGCCAGATATTAAAAACTACTTATTAAACCAAAATGTAAAAAATGAATATAAGACTTTTTTATTAATGGTTTTAATAGAACAAAAAGTTGATGAGATAATTGAAATAAAAAAACAAGAACTTACAATAAGGTTAAATCCAGCAACTTTTGATTTAAGTGAAGCTAAGAATTTTTTAACAGAAATTGAAGAAAAACTTGAAGATTTAGTAGCTGATCAAAACCCAAGTTTATTTACTATTTGCAAGCATATTGCAAATACCTATTACTATAACATTTTCCCAGATTTTAGAATGGAAGGTTATGGTAACAATGAAATAGTTGCTGCAATAATAATGTTTGCTCATAAATCTTTAGGACTAGATTTTGATGAAACATTAAAAGAAAAATTAGATTTTAATTATTCAAAAGCAATGTTATTATTAAATAAGTTTGATAAATTAATTTAG
- the obgE gene encoding GTPase ObgE yields the protein MKFVDVAQFNIKSGNGGDGAVSFRHELYVANGGPNGGDGGKGGDVIFVADEGKSSLLDLKLQRFYTAQDGFKGDIKNMHGKNGKDIVIKVPVGTVLFDADSGEMLADFTKNDEEKVLALGGKGGRGNARFANSRNKAPTIFEAGDPGQEINIKAELKVLADVGFVGLPNAGKSTLLRAISNSKPQVADYPFTTLNPQLGVSRDKQGRTFTVADLPGLIEGASLGKGLGHEFLRHIERCKIICHVIDMSGNYATEDVVANYNLIRKELLDYNLNLDKRVEIIVANKMDIEEAQINILYFKEHFKDKNIIEVSGLSKINIDQLLLEIGSQLENVKDEPLWLIKGDEIPGFKLYTFESDIKDVIVRNLGNGRWSIEGEDVYKVYQKTPISTHDNLLLFNEKIKALGAYDILREKGAQRGDIVKIFDMELEWMD from the coding sequence ATGAAATTCGTAGATGTTGCACAATTTAATATAAAATCAGGAAACGGTGGAGATGGTGCTGTTTCTTTTAGGCATGAACTTTATGTAGCCAATGGTGGACCAAACGGTGGAGATGGTGGAAAAGGAGGAGATGTTATCTTTGTAGCAGACGAAGGTAAATCTTCTCTACTAGATTTAAAACTTCAAAGATTCTATACAGCTCAAGATGGTTTTAAAGGTGATATAAAAAATATGCACGGTAAAAACGGAAAAGACATAGTAATTAAAGTTCCGGTAGGTACAGTATTGTTTGATGCAGATAGTGGGGAAATGCTAGCTGATTTTACAAAAAATGATGAAGAAAAAGTACTTGCTCTTGGTGGAAAAGGTGGAAGAGGGAATGCAAGATTTGCAAACTCTAGAAATAAAGCACCAACCATTTTTGAAGCAGGAGATCCTGGACAAGAAATAAACATTAAAGCTGAATTAAAAGTATTGGCAGATGTTGGTTTTGTTGGTTTACCAAATGCTGGTAAATCAACATTATTAAGAGCTATTTCCAATTCAAAACCTCAAGTTGCAGATTATCCTTTTACAACTTTAAATCCCCAACTTGGAGTATCAAGAGATAAACAAGGAAGAACTTTTACAGTTGCAGATTTACCTGGTTTAATTGAAGGTGCTAGTTTAGGAAAGGGTTTAGGACATGAATTTTTAAGACATATTGAAAGGTGTAAAATAATTTGTCACGTTATTGATATGTCAGGAAACTATGCAACAGAAGATGTTGTTGCAAACTATAACTTAATAAGAAAAGAATTATTAGACTATAACTTAAACTTAGATAAAAGAGTTGAAATTATAGTTGCAAATAAAATGGATATTGAAGAAGCGCAAATTAATATTTTATATTTTAAAGAACATTTTAAAGATAAAAATATAATTGAAGTTTCAGGATTAAGTAAAATCAATATAGACCAATTATTATTGGAAATTGGTTCTCAATTAGAGAACGTTAAAGATGAACCACTTTGATTAATTAAAGGTGATGAGATACCTGGATTTAAACTATATACATTTGAAAGTGATATAAAAGATGTAATAGTAAGAAATCTTGGTAATGGAAGATGAAGTATTGAAGGAGAAGATGTTTACAAAGTATATCAAAAAACTCCAATTTCAACTCACGACAACTTATTACTATTCAATGAAAAAATCAAAGCTCTTGGAGCATATGATATTTTAAGAGAAAAAGGTGCTCAAAGAGGAGATATTGTAAAAATATTTGATATGGAACTAGAATGGATGGATTAA
- the nadE gene encoding NAD(+) synthase has translation MELKEYLDYLVEWIQQEVKKANQKGVIVGISGGIDSAVVVALAKKAFPDNYLAVWMPCYSSQLDETCKEELTRDLDLNYVSVDLKQPFETLRDSLNNSGIEQSKLAIANTKARLRMSTLYSMAQTHNYLVLGTDNADEWHIGYFTKFGDGGVDLLPIVSLLKREVREAAKLLGVPDSIINRAPTASLWEDQTDESEIGFGYDLIDDYLAGKEVSSEVKERIEQLHNISEHKRQGAPAPKKFER, from the coding sequence ATGGAATTAAAAGAATACTTAGATTATCTTGTTGAGTGAATTCAACAAGAGGTTAAAAAAGCAAACCAAAAAGGAGTAATTGTTGGGATTAGTGGAGGAATTGATTCTGCTGTGGTTGTTGCACTTGCAAAAAAAGCATTTCCAGACAATTATTTAGCAGTTTGAATGCCTTGTTATTCAAGTCAATTAGATGAAACTTGTAAAGAAGAGTTAACAAGAGATTTAGATTTAAATTACGTTTCTGTTGATTTAAAACAACCTTTTGAAACTTTAAGAGATAGTTTAAATAATTCAGGAATTGAACAATCTAAACTTGCAATTGCAAATACAAAAGCAAGATTAAGAATGTCAACTTTATACTCAATGGCTCAAACTCACAATTATTTAGTTTTAGGAACTGATAATGCTGATGAATGACATATTGGTTACTTTACAAAATTTGGTGATGGAGGAGTTGATCTTCTTCCAATTGTAAGTTTATTAAAAAGAGAAGTTAGAGAAGCTGCAAAACTTTTGGGAGTTCCAGATTCTATAATAAACAGAGCTCCAACTGCAAGTTTATGAGAAGATCAAACAGATGAATCAGAAATTGGTTTTGGTTATGATTTAATTGATGATTACTTAGCTGGAAAAGAAGTTTCAAGCGAAGTAAAAGAAAGAATTGAACAATTACACAACATTTCTGAACACAAAAGACAAGGTGCTCCTGCTCCAAAAAAATTTGAAAGATAG